Proteins co-encoded in one Marmota flaviventris isolate mMarFla1 chromosome 9, mMarFla1.hap1, whole genome shotgun sequence genomic window:
- the Or10a4 gene encoding olfactory receptor 10A4: protein MPSEILGRRMMWGNWTTVSEFVLVSFSTLSSELQALLFLLFLAIYLITLMGNVLIILVTTADSALQSPMYFFLRNLSFLEIGFNLVIVPKMLGTLIIQDTTISFLGCATQMYFFFFFGAAECCLLATMAYDRYVAICDPLRYPVIMSRRSCAQLAAASWFSGFPVATVQTTWIFSFPFCGPNRVNHFFCDSPPVIALVCADTSLFELEALTATVLFILFPFLLILGSYVRILSTIFRMPSAEGKRKAFSTCSSHLLVVSLFYSTAILTYFRPRSNTSPENKKLLSLSYTVVTPMLNPIIYSLRNNEVKSALRRVVHRTLGPQKL from the coding sequence ATGCCCAGTGAAATCTTGGGCAGGAGAATGATGTGGGGAAACTGGACAACGGTCAGTGAGTTTGTTCTTGTGAGCTTCTCAACCCTTTCCTCTGAGCTTCAGGCTCTACTGTTTCTCCTGTTTTTGGCCATTTACTTGATTACTCTAATGGGCAATGTCCTCATAATCCTGGTCACTACAGCTGACTCTGCCCTGCAAAGTcctatgtacttcttcctcagaaACTTATCCTTCCTGGAGATAGGTTTCAACTTGGTCATTGTGCCCAAGATGCTGGGAACCCTGATCATCCAAGACACAACCATCTCCTTCCTTGGCTGTGCTACTCagatgtatttcttcttcttctttggggCTGCTGAGTGCTGTCTCCTGGCCACAATGGCATATGACCGTTATGTGGCCATCTGTGACCCCTTGCGCTACCCAGTCATCATGAGCCGTAGGTCCTGTGCCCAGCTGGCAGCTGCCTCTTGGTTCTCAGGGTTTCCAGTGGCCACTGTCCAAACcacatggattttcagttttcccttttGTGGTCCCAACAGAGTAAACCACTTCTTCTGTGATAGCCCTCCTGTCATTGCCCTGGTCTGTGCTGATACCTCTCTGTTTGAACTGGAGGCCCTGACAGCCACTGTCCTGTTCATCCTCTTCCCTTTCTTGCTGATCCTGGGGTCCTATGTTCGCATCCTCTCCACCATCTTTAGGATGCCCTCAGCTGAGGGAAAACgcaaggccttctccacctgctcctcccacctcctggTTGTCTCCCTCTTCTACAGCACTGCAATCCTCACGTACTTCCGACCCCGATCTAACACCTCTCCTGAGAACAAGAAGCTGCTGTCACTCTCCTACACAGTGGTGACTCCCATGCTGAACCCCATCATCTACAGCTTAAGGAATAATGAAGTGAAGTCTGCACTGAGGCGGGTTGTCCACAGGACCCTGGGCCCTCAGAAACTGTGA
- the Or2d2 gene encoding olfactory receptor 2D2 — MRQINQTQVTEFFLLGLSDDPLTQQLLFILFLGVYLVTVLGNLLLISLVQVDSRLHTPMYFFLCNLSLADLCFSTNIVPQALVHLLSRKKVISFTRCAAQLLLFLILGCTQCALLAVMSYDRYVAICNPLHYPSIMTWRVCLQLATGSWTSGILVSVVDTTFTLRLPYQGSNSIAHFFCEAPALLILASTDTRISEMAIFLMGVVILLIPVSLVLVSYGRIIVTVVKMKSAAGRLKAFSTCGSHLMVVTLFYGSAIVTYMTPKSSKEQEKLVSVFYAMVTPMLNPLIYSLRNKDVKGALRKVATRNFRCQLEITH; from the coding sequence ATGAGGCAGATAAATCAGACACAAGTGACAGAATTTTTCCTTCTGGGACTCTCTGATGACCCCCTTACCCAGCAGCTGCTCTTCATCTTATTCCTGGGTGTTTATTTGGTCACTGTGCTTGGAAATCTGCTTCTTATATCCCTTGTTCAAGTTGACTCCCGGCTTCACACacccatgtatttttttctctgcaaCCTGTCTCTGGCTGACCTCTGTTTCTCTACCAACATAGTTCCTCAGGCCCTAGTCCACCTGCTTTCCagaaagaaggtcatttcatttACACGTTGTGCAGCTCAGCTTCTGCTCTTCCTCATTTTGGGGTGTACACAGTGTGCCCTTCTGGCGGTGATGTCTTATGATCGGTATGTAGCAATCTGTAACCCTTTGCATTACCCTAGCATCATGACCTGGAGGGTGTGTCTCCAACTGGCCACAGGATCATGGACCAGTGGCATTTTAGTGTCTGTGGTGGACACTACTTTCACACTAAGGCTACCTTACCAAGGTAGCAACAGTATTGCTCATTTCTTTTGTGAGGCCCCTGCACTGTTGATCCTGGCATCCACAGACACTCGCATTTCAGAAATGGCCATTTTCCTCATGGGGGTTGTGATTCTCCTCATACCTGTCTCCTTAGTTCTTGTATCCTATGGCCGCATCATTGTGACTGTGGTCAAGATGAAGTCGGCTGCAGGAAGACTCAAGGCATTTTCTACCTGTGGCTCCCACCTCATGGTGGTCACCCTTTTTTATGGGTCAGCAATTGTCACCTACATGACACCAAAGTCTTCCAAAGAGCAAGAGAAACTAGTGTCTGTTTTCTATGCCATGGTGACCCCCATGCTTAATCccctcatctacagcctgagaAACAAGGATGTGAAGGGAGCTCTGAGGAAAGTAGCCACAAGGAATTTCCGGTGCCAGCTTGAAATCACCCACTGA